The Silene latifolia isolate original U9 population chromosome Y, ASM4854445v1, whole genome shotgun sequence sequence AGGAAATATGAGTAGAATGAAGGAAAAAGGGAGTATGAGTCCCGATATAACCCGTGTACTGTAGCGacttgggctactcgatcgagttcccgcTGGTCAGATTAAACCACGATTCTGTTTTTCTAACGATTTCGATCAAGTGACCCACTACTAtatcgagtaaggcctactcggttGTGTAGGCACTTATACTCGGTCGAGCAAGGTTAAAACAAAGACAAAGATTACGAACTCGATTAattgttcctgcaaaacaacaactcgttcaGAGTCCAGGTTATACTTGGAACTCGTCACTGATTATTTCATTCGATTACTATCAATTAACACTAACTCGCATATAACACGATTACCTCAACCGAATATTACACATCCTATTCCACCATATACCAAACAACTTACGATGTAATCAACCATGACATATTTtaactcatatatatatatatatgtatgtatatacatatatatgtatgtatatacatatatatgtatgtatatatatatatatgtatgtatatatatatatgtatgtatatatatatatatgtatgtatatatatatatatatatatatatatatatatatatatatatatatatatatatatatatatatatatatatatatatatatatatatatcaacaacatTATCTACCTTTACTTACGCATATCAAATTCCAGCATCCAACATGTGCATACAATTTTATTAAGCATTACATGTGACAAATCAACTACCATCATTATTCCTACCTTACTATATTACTTGACATATCACTTACAATCCGGTGATCAAAAGATATAATTCACATTGTTACACTTATTCACAGCGATATACGATATTATTCATCTGTTAAATTCCACAACACTGCATGACAAATTCACATCATCTAAAGCAAATATAGAGACTTGTAACTCATTACCAACTTTCACGTTACACTATATCGTTATGCGAACTTCCTATACACTCCGCCATTTCTCAACATACATGCACACATACGCTACTACACAAACACTTACACATTCCTACGCTACTACTTGTACACACAAGACATCATCACAGACTCTAATATACCTATATCCACATCCTATACTACACACACATGTACACACAAAATTCCCGACTCAATATCCTATTCGGAGTGGCTGTCTTAAGCATACTAGGGCCAGGATTTTGGAAGGAGGGCGCCTtcccacccaaaatcaagcaattgCCGGGGCTCctaatatacatacaccaggttcattttattagactcactacgttcattaggctcattggttacaggttctaaaatcgtcgctctgataccactttgtaacacccccatctaccaaggagccttaacaagaccttccccagcagataagggcgttaccatctcggttgctcgaggaatagtaaatatcaaacgtcaataaaagaatgATTAAGTTTATTAGAAGTtaacttaacaaaataagaaggtACAAGTGACGACATCTATCAACTACGTgatactatctctgccatgactcgtgggaGACTCGTCCCCCCAAAGCAACCAGCTAAGCTCCATATaccaacctgctaagaccgactgctcaccataatggatcacggtagagacaacacaagaagaaacacaaacaacaccacacaaggtcagtaactctAGCAACACACAAAACACTAGATACAGCAACATACACCCAACACCACTTCCAATCACCATCACTCCTCCGACTGCCCGAAGGccaagtcctgccagattacgatcgcaaccagtaatccacaccgccagtgggggacggcagccgttcctacctaatccccgctcatcaataccgagcgcaaatccatgttccttaatgtgcacatcccctattatggcgggttccacatggggcaaatcaagggcgtgaagccactcctgcaagtgactccactcagccaagggcacacctcgcgaaccagagacaaacataCAACAACTAACTACAACCTACCCACACTACCAACAACAATACCAATCCAAATAGACAATACAATTGACatactaaacaaccaacagtactgagtaggaaaacctacctttagcaatccgaAACAACACCGCATACGACCATAAGACGACAagaaaccaccataaccacccaGTACAAATAGTATAACAACTCTATTGCtactaccacaaccacaaccaaaaCTAAGGAAGATGATGATGCTGACGACATACCTATACACAGCGTTCCGACGACAAGACCTCTACCCAACTCGagcttcccatccccatggtgtctcaactCACAAAGAGCTCCAAAGGGTGACGATTGGTGAAGGAGAGAGATGTGACGGCAATTAAGTTtaggagaaatgaaataaaaatgattTTGGTTTCACGACTCCACGATTTATATTTTATCGTTGAattccagttactcgatcgagtatgggacttactcgatctagtggcctctactcaatcgagtcagagagctactcgatcgagtagcccccgctAGATTGAGCCTCCTAAACTCAAAGGTTACGATGACGTAAGATCAAACTACTAAGGCTTACAAAGGACCCGACAtgcgtctaaggtcagtcaacaacgatcaacgggtccctaacgggGCGGGTATTATAACTATGCTACTCCCACTTAACTTCTTGTATACACAAGCTTCCTCTTCATTTCTGAGAAAACCAAATTCTTTGATTGACTCAACAAATCTAAGGTTTCAACTccgtgatgcttgcttaagtccatataTAAACCTCTTAAGCTTACATACCTTTCCTCGATTTCCTGGATCTTCAAAACCTTGTGGTTGTGTCATGTACACATCCTCTTTTACGAACCCATTCAAAAAAGCGGTTTTGATATCCATCtaccatatctcataatcataatAGGTAGCAATCGCTAGAATTATTCTGATAGATTTAAACATAGCTAATGGTGAGAATGTCTCATCATAGTCTACACCATGACTTCGCTTGAAACACTTCGCCACAAGCCTAGCTTTGAAAACATTAATGTTTCCATCTTTGTCTGTTTTTaatttgaaaatccatttgcaacCAATGGGTTTAACTCCATCAGAgaaatcaaccaagtcccatacttgattCTCAgacatagaatccatttcggttttcatggcctcaagccatctTTCAGAGTCTTCACTCACCAAAGCATCCTTGTAACTAGTAGGTTCCTCAAATTCCAAAATCATTATTTCAGAACTTTTCGTTAAATAGAAATCATTATATCTCGTTGACGAAATGGGATTGTGACTATTCTTACATTGGGGAACAAGAGATAGGGCGGCTGACGGGATGTGGGTCGCACCCATGACATACCGTACGGAGTTATCATGTTGTGTCGCCTCATCCATTTGTTGCTCATCACGAACTTCTTCGAGATATAAATTCCTCTCACTTGCCTTTTTggaaataaactctttttttcAAAAAGACATCATGACGAGCAACAAAAACTTTGTTGTCGCTTTGTTTGTAAAAGTAATACCCCTTTGTCTCTTTTGGATAACCCACAAATAGACACTTATCATATTTAGGTGAAATTTTATCAGAAATTAAACGTTTTACATAAACATCACATCCCCATATCTTCATGAAAGATAATTTGGAGCATTTGcagtccatatctcatatgatgtCTTATCTACTGCTTTGGACGGAGCCATGTTAAGTGTGAATGTTGTAGTTTCTAATGCAAAACCCCAGAAAAAATAGGTAAATCAGCAAGACTCATCATTGATCATACTATATCTAATAAAGTCCGATTCCTCTCTTCTGAAActccatttaattgtggtgttccTGGTGGAGTTAATTGTGAAACAATTCcacaatctttcaaatgatcacCAAAATCTTGGGTCAAGTACTCACCACTAAGTTGGTTTTGTACCTCATTTAGGAATTGTTTGAACTTCTCAAATGATTCTGAGTTCTGTCTCATGAGGTAAACATATCCATATCTGCTCACATCATTAGTAGAAGTTATGAAGTATGCATGTCCACCCCTAGCCAATGTACTCATAGGCCCACACACATCTTTAAGTCTAAGAGCTAGGATGTCATTAGCTCTTTCACTTGTCCCTACGAAGGGTGACCTTGTCATCTTTCCCGTTAAGCATTATTCGCATGTATcatatgattcaaaatcaaaTGATTTTAAAATTTCATCTATATGGAGTTTCTCTATGCGTTTAAAACCAATGTGACCCAATCGATAATTCCATAAGTAGGTTGGATTTGACTCATTTGATTTATGTTTCTTGCTGTCAATGTTATAGATGTGTGTTTCTAAGTCCAAAACATACAAACCATTTGATAATTTAGCTGAAACATAGAACATATCTTTTAAATACGCAGAACAACAATTATTCTTAATAGTAAATGAAAAACCTTCAGAATCTAAAGtagaaaccgaaataatgttcttagtGATAGCTGggacataataacaattattaagttCTAAAACTAATTCTAAAGGTAAAGGTAGACTATAAGTTCCTACTACCAaagcagcaactcttgctccattgccAACACGAAGATCTACCTCTCCTTTCCCCAGCGTTCTACTTCTTCTTAGTCCCTGCACATTACAAATAATGTAAGAACCACATCCAGCATCAAATACCCAAGAAATAGAGGTAGCTAAATTCACTTCTATAACATAAATACATGAGGTAGAGACAAGATATTTCTTATCCTCTAAGTACTTGGggcaatttctcttccaatgacCAACCTTTTGACAGAAGAAGCACTCGTGTTCTGCAACAACTTTTTGTTTTGGAATGAATTTTCCCTTTGCCGAAGTACCTGACTTAGCAACTTGTTTGCCTCTGTCTTTCTTCGAAAATTTCGGGCTAACCCCTgtcttcttcaaagatttccctTTTGGAACCATAAGAACAACTTTATGTTCTTTCTCAGGTTCATTAGGGATATTCCTCTCACCCTAAATCAACATTCTATGCAACTCTTGCAATTTTGTTGTTCCTCCTTGCATATAAAAGTTCAAACGAAAGTTTTTGAAACTTTCAGGCAATGAATTGATCACAATATCAATTGCTAGCTCCTGAGGATATGGGTACCCAATTTTTCCATGATCCTAAAATGTCCAATCATCATGAACATGTGTGGACCAACTGGATTTCCCTTCCCTAACTTGCATTCGAGAAGCTTACGATGAGCCTCAAATCTCTCCAATCTGGCATGCTTCTGAAACATAGTTCTCAGTTGCATGATGATACTATTTGCATCCATACCATCAAAATGTTTTTGAAAGTCTGGTTCCATGCATGCTAGCATCAAACATGTCACTTGAGTCGACGTGTCCAAGAGCGTTTGCCTAGCTCTCCTCTCGGCCTGAGTAGCTGTAGGAGTAAGAGGTTCGGGAAGAGGGTTGTCAAGAACATTTTCCCTTCCTTCACATCTGAGAACAATTCTCAGATTTCTTTCGCAAACTAGAAAATTATCAGCATTCAGTTTGTCCTTCTCAAGGATAGAGCGCAAATTAAAATAGGCGAGTAAATAACAATGTTTATCAAAGCATTTTAAAACAACCTTTTAAACTACTAAACACTTAAGAATTTATCCCCTAAAGGCATTTAACCAAGATACTCTCCCACTATTCATTAAACGGACTTTGGCCCTACCTTTAATAAATAGGGTTTGAGGTAAGCAACcctttattaattataataatttacaaCTCTTGGTTGATATATTAACAACACCTTGTTAATACACCAACTTtgtttcaaaacccaaaactttGTATTTTGATAGTTTTGTTGAGTTAAACCAAACATTAACTTGTAGGTTTCATAAACCCACCCTATTATTCTTGGATATACAAAAGAACCCTGCTTTGGCAGAACCTATCACTTATGTTCTAACACTTAATAGGTGTTGTTTGGAAAAAACATACGACtcaatatttcaaatttggggatCGAATGTTGGTCGTGCTACAGTGAACTCATGATACGAATTGAGCAGCGGATTTTAGAGCGATTTGGACAGTGCAGtggactgttcgtactaggtacgcgcagACCTGCAATGGAACGATTTTGAGGACAAAAGAATGGAAATTAGCGGACTGTTTTGggcgaaccgaacgtactaggtacgaccagtTCTGGATTTTGTATATAAGGGATAGTGTTTTGAACAagtaagacctattacttgatcaaggtgagtgagatcaagacctattgatcaacaactcgagaATTTCAATTAGAATCGCGTTCTAACTAAAATCAGTTTTGTTTCTACGCAAGAAACGATTTTGTAAACACAAGTTTTCTGAAAGTTCTTAGATAATTTTATTCAAGCAAATGAAGGCATTATATAGCCCCATTGAGCCGTGCAAGCCTAGCAAAGTGAAGAGTTTATCAtttactcttcacttaattacaatcatTAAACTCCTAATACAATGAACTTAGACAACCATAACTTAGactaacattttattgtaaaacataATCTGAAATGTAACACTAAAAACGTGAATTGGTCCGTCCTCCTTGGATTGCGTGCCATCCCCATCAGCTCTTAAATTCCACACTTAGCAAATTAACAAGAGAAGGAAAATTGTAGCTTAAAGGCTGAAACTTACGGACTAACATCAGACCCTCCTCTTGAGTGTTCATAACCAACTCGTCTAGCCCATCAACTAACTCCGAGACATTAGCTTGGTCCTTAGCTTGGTtcgcatcatcccctcccccttgaaaaggaattgacctcaattcagcTAGGCCATCATCATCCAAATAAGGAGAGAGATCACCAACATTAAAAGTGGCATGAACACCATAATCACCGGGAAGTTCAACCTTGTAAGCATTGTTGTTGACCCTATACATGATTTTGTAAGGACCCTCGATCCTAGGCATGAGCTTATTTTTGCGTTTGCTCGGGAATCTTTCTTTCCTAAACTGCACCCAAACCAAGTCTCCAATCCCGAACACCCTCCGCTTCCTTTTTTTGTTGGACTTGTGTTGGTAGGCAGCATGCACGGTTTCAATTTTGGCCTGGACTTGCTCATGGAGTTTCAACATTGCTTTCCACTTTGATGCAACGTCTTCATGTACCATTTCATCCTTTTGCTTTCGGAGTTCCTTTGTTTCTTCGGGATTACAATGATATGCAGCCTTATTCGTTTGAGATGAGCCCGGAATAAGGTCAACTTGATGATCAATATCCCGAATAGGAGACAAGCCAATCTGCAAATCATCGGGTAATACATCACTAAACTCCGTAAGGAGTTCTTCAACTCGGCCattttcctgcaaaacaacattagaACTCGAATTTTCTTTAGCAACAAGTAAGAAATCTCGCTCATCACCATCAACAGCACACTCCACATCCCGTTCTCCAATCAACAACGACATACCAGCCTTGGGAACCGTGTTTGTGGCAGCAACACGACTATTTTGAGGTGATAAAGGCTTGAGCATAATTCGTTTCCCTTTATCCTTCAACTCATACTCTTTTCTCCTCCCTCTATGCAATACATCCCGGTCATATTGCCATGGTCGTCCCAACAaaatatgacaagcatccatgggaATAACGTCACACAACACCTCATCGACATAGGAACCCATAACCAAACCAACCCGGGCCTGTTTTGTCACCTTAACGTTACTACCATCATCTAACCAATGTAATGCATATGGGTGTGGATGTTTAGTAGTCACAAGACCCAATTTTGACACCATTTCAGTGGAGGCCGCGTTGGTACAACTACCCCCATCGATAATTAGACTACACCACTTATCATTTACCCGACACTTGGTATGAAACAATTGATTTCTTTGTTCCGAATCGGTAGGTATAGTCTTGACTTGCAAGGTTCGCAAAACCAGATTTGTGTCGTAAATTGGTGCCTCATAAGCCTCTACTAACTCGCCCTCTTCCTCACCTTCATTCAGATTAAACAGTTCACCCACCCGTTCTTCCTCGATCAACAACTCATCCCTACACTCTAAGGCTTCTCTTAAGGTCACAACTCGTTGATTAGGACACGCACTTTGATAATGACCGAATCCTTGACACTTAAAGCATCGAACCTTAGCCAAACTAGTCTCTTTTCCCGGGGTTTTAGAGGACTGACCAGCGGTGTTTTTAGGACTACCAATTGAAGTATTAGACACGGCCTGGTTATTAGGGGTACCAACAAATTTAGACTCGGGTTTAGACCATGATTTTGGCTCACTCGATTCTGAACTCGACCCTCCCCCATATTTAGACTTCCCTTGTGACTCCACTTTCAAACAAAGACCACAAAGAGTATCAAAATCAGAATATGGGTATAACTCAACGGAACTagcaatattataattcaatccaCGCAAAAATCGAGACATTTTATGCTCTTCTATTTCCTCCAATTCACCCATCAAACATAAGTTTTCAAATTCATCAATATACTCACTAACACTTAATTTTCCTTGTCTTAAATCAGCAATCTTACGATATGTAGCTAACCTATGGGTCGTTGGCACATACCTTTTACGAAGTTTACGTTTCAGAGACTCCCAAGAATCAATCTTTTCTTTCCCCGCGCGCACCCTCTTGGCCTTCAACCCTTCAAACCAAAGAGATGCTCCTTTGCTTAATTTCAGAATTGCATATTTGCATCTTTTCTCATCATCCAATTCCTTGAAATCAAACATACGATCTATCTTCCGTTCCCACTCCAAATAGGCCTCGGGATCATCCCCTCCAACGAACTCAGGTAGTTCGTTCCCCTTGAATGGTTCAGCCACCCTTTCAAAACGCCTTGGTTGCCACCTATCATCCCTTTCTTGCACGTTTTTCAAGGCCTCACGAAGTTCTTTGCAAAAGTTAGGATTATCAAAATCCATTGATAAATaaggatcaagagccgaagctctgataccacaaatgATACGAATTGAGCAGCGGATTTTAGAGCGATTTGGACAGTGCAGtggactgttcgtactaggtacgcgcagACCTGCAATGGAACGATTTTGAGGACAAAAGAATGGAAATTAGCGGActgtttttggcgaaccgaacgtactaggtacgaccagtTCTGGATTTTGTATATAAGGGATAGTGTTTTGAACAagtaagacctattacttgatcaaggTGAGTGAGATCAAGACCTAATGATCAACAACTCGAGAATTTCAATTAGAATCGCGTTCTAACTAAAATCAGTTTTGTTTCTACGCAAGAAACGATTTTGTAAACACAAGTTTTCTGAAAGTTCTTAGATAAGTTTATTCAAGCAAATGAAGGCATTATATAGCCCCATTGAGCCGTGCAAGCCTAGCAAAGTGAAGAGTTTATCAtttactcttcacttaattacaatcatTAAACTCCTAATACAATGAACTTAGACAACCATAACTTAGactaacattttattgtaaaacataATCTGAAATGTAACACTAAAAACGTGAATTGGTCCGTCCTCCTTGGATTGCGTGCCATCCCCATCAACTCTTAAATTCCACACTTAGCAAATTAACAAGAGAAGGAAAATTGTAGCTTAAAGGCTGAAACTTACGGACTAACATCAGACCCTCCTCTTGAGTGTTCATAACCAACTCGTCCAGCCCATCAATTAAGTAATAACTAAATGAatcttttattattttaattcaaGTATCATCACTCTAACATGGAATAATCGTTATTATTAACAATAATTTGCATAATTGGAATATTATTTTGTCCTACCTTTGTCTTTAATCAAATTAAAAAAAACTAACATGATTTATACAACACTTTCAATCTGTTTAGGATTTATTATATATTCTAATCAAATTAGAATCAATACAACCATTGTAGATTTCTATCAAATTATACAGGGGCTCCCATCGATTATCAATCGATCGATTGTAAGCCCcaaaattgtttcaaattttaatcaatagtatgcatacctatcttctattcaataaaagtctcccttttggtgagaatcgTTTTTCCGTCCCTTATTTCGGAGGTTTTCCATTTATTCATGGTTTTAGTTTCATCAGTAATATAGTGAAGAGTAGTTCGTTGATGGTTTGCAGCGTGTTCTTTCAAAGGGTAAAAGTGATTTGTCAACGATCTTTGGAACCAGTTagaggtaaattttatctcataaatcgaacgaaggatcccctcaaaagctacatgaagatagcgataataggacgagccgaattgtccGATGCTATTTTGATATCCCCagtttataagaaaattatttttctttggtttccattagatttgttttcgattatgcttattctttgtaagtgtcgtatggcgttctattaatgaattgttctttcctcaaaaaataaaaacaactttaaaaaataaaaataaaagaccaATTTTTAACATAAAACGGCCTAAAAGTCGATTAAAACGTTCGAATTTGGCTTAAAAATGTCAACCCTACTTTGTAGTCTTGTTTAAAACGCCATTTACACCCGATAAATATTATTCTTTCATAAAAAATCCGACACTAAGACCTGTTTAGAAAAATTTACGTCTAACGCGTGAACAGTACCCACTAAACAGTAACGCCGGTACAATCACGtgaacagtttttttttttttattgttgattaattCAATCCAAATTAAAAAATTACCAACCAATTAATATCAACATATTATTTATGCAAATTTTCTAATCTAAACAAAATTTTACCAATCAATTAATATCACTATATTAATTACGCAAATTATTCCATGTTTAAAGTCTATCCCATAATcgaattaaaaataataatctaGCATAAGACTATGATCATAAAATCTTATGCAAGTCGCTCTGATATCACTGAAGGATTATATAGATGTGAAAGCGGAATTTCAGGAAACAATTTTTGAACATCGATACTAGGAGCACATGCATACGATAATATGAATCATAATAAAAGGCGAAAATAATATTTACCTCTTGAAGCGTAAAATCCACAAATAGCTTATTTAAAAGAGATCTGAGAGCCCCACTTGTTACCTCTCTACTCGGTCCACAAGCACAACCCGGAAACCCACGTCTGCTAGAACGGAAGAGAAGGATCAATATCACTCTCTTACTTTTATGGGTGCTTGAGGCATGCGGTATATGGGAAGAACATTATATTTTCTTCCTTGTGATTTCTTAAGGAAAACCCTCTATTTCCCTCACCctctaactatatatatatatatatatatatat is a genomic window containing:
- the LOC141631468 gene encoding putative mitochondrial protein AtMg00820, with amino-acid sequence MILEFEEPTSYKDALVSEDSERWLEAMKTEMDSMSENQVWDLVDFSDGVKPIGCKWIFKLKTDKDGNINVFKARLVAKCFKRSHGVDYDETFSPLAMFKSIRIILAIATYYDYEIW